A part of Eubacterium sp. AB3007 genomic DNA contains:
- a CDS encoding flavodoxin family protein — MAKVIVFRGSPRKEGNTNALEKVIRQQLLEAGHEVRLFDLYDMDIRPCTACRYCQQDWTQITCSQSDDMNEIFREIVDTDLLLLATPIYSWYATPPAKALLDRLVYALCMYYGEERGPALASGKAMALIVTCGYPPERGADLLEEGIRRYCKHMQMDYRGMLCERHKAYAEEFMDEGKNARARAFADKLASCI; from the coding sequence ATGGCGAAGGTCATTGTGTTTCGGGGCAGTCCCCGGAAGGAGGGAAACACCAACGCACTGGAGAAGGTAATCAGGCAGCAACTTTTGGAAGCTGGACACGAGGTCAGGCTCTTCGATCTCTACGACATGGATATCCGCCCATGTACCGCCTGCCGCTATTGCCAGCAGGACTGGACCCAGATCACCTGCAGTCAGTCCGACGACATGAATGAGATCTTTCGTGAGATCGTGGATACCGATCTGTTGTTGCTGGCTACGCCGATCTATTCCTGGTATGCTACCCCGCCTGCCAAGGCTTTGTTGGACAGGCTGGTATACGCTCTCTGCATGTATTACGGGGAGGAACGGGGACCGGCCCTCGCATCGGGCAAGGCGATGGCGCTGATCGTCACCTGCGGTTATCCGCCGGAGAGGGGTGCGGATCTTCTGGAAGAAGGGATCCGCCGCTACTGCAAACATATGCAAATGGACTACCGGGGGATGCTCTGCGAAAGGCACAAAGCCTATGCGGAGGAGTTCATGGACGAGGGGAAGAATGCCCGGGCAAGGGCCTTCGCGGATAAGCTAGCATCTTGCATATAG
- a CDS encoding nitroreductase, whose translation MAETLKVIKERRSVRKYKDQRVPQEIIDQIMEAGTYAPTGMGKQSPIIIQISDQGLRDRLSELNRTIMGANIDPFYGAKDVLIVLADKSIPTYLYDGSLVMGTLMLAAKDLGVDSCYIFRAKEEFETEAGKAILNALGIQGDYEGIGHVILGYAEGEVGEAAPRKANYIYKI comes from the coding sequence ATGGCAGAAACACTGAAAGTCATCAAGGAAAGAAGAAGCGTCAGAAAATATAAGGACCAGAGAGTCCCGCAGGAAATCATTGACCAGATCATGGAGGCAGGGACCTATGCGCCCACTGGTATGGGAAAACAGTCTCCCATCATCATCCAGATCTCAGATCAGGGGCTGCGAGACAGACTGTCCGAGTTGAACCGCACCATCATGGGCGCGAACATCGATCCTTTCTACGGAGCAAAGGATGTGTTGATCGTACTGGCAGACAAAAGCATCCCCACCTATCTGTATGACGGATCGCTGGTGATGGGCACACTGATGCTGGCGGCCAAGGATCTCGGTGTGGACAGCTGCTACATCTTCAGAGCGAAGGAAGAGTTTGAAACGGAAGCAGGCAAGGCGATCCTGAATGCTCTGGGGATCCAAGGGGACTACGAGGGCATCGGTCACGTGATCCTGGGCTATGCAGAAGGCGAAGTAGGGGAGGCTGCCCCAAGAAAGGCTAACTATATCTATAAGATCTAA